A single window of Corythoichthys intestinalis isolate RoL2023-P3 chromosome 21, ASM3026506v1, whole genome shotgun sequence DNA harbors:
- the ghdc gene encoding GH3 domain-containing protein, which translates to MSSFQTAMLLFFAVTSAIVAVLFQAGAMPPSSAVAAAVGVGSLVGASLLWRDVRSKVRGEGRALGSLLGQYLAMKAVGWLGRRQRSKLEADTLDVRTVQEETLLSRLRKNENTLYGKRFDFGSIKDSDTFRARHPITTYQHYRELVSRVASGEDGVLTAEKPLVLAMTSGTSGPSAMLLSTKDTNSDFFLQGVAVCLDAMQRAFPATDSLQRTTKFFYTPTFRQSQAGIPIGPNSSTPASSRHMLHLYTTPAAAFKVKNEKDVLYLHLLFALRDPSVGTLESNFASSVFYAFTTLQERWEELIEDVERGTVSAALNLEPDIRAELEALSRPDPERASQVRACFRDSFRGIAGRLWPRLNLILAVDSGSNQIYGEMLKENYCNGIPFYSPFYAATEGLIGVNLWPDEPQRRYLLCPRSMFCEFLPENQLEEETEEGTFLMEEVKEGQNYELVVTNAAGLYRYRIGDVVKVTGFHNRCPVVEFQYRRGQMLNVRGEKVTEALFLDALKKAVSQWPAAQLLDYCCAESGIMGDSIGGCDPHYQVFLELKGVRNLSEEQRYKLDECLQQASAVYRSFRIKGSIGPTRVQLVAPGAFAELRERMMSSSLTSANTFKMQRVLRRKEDAQFLLGKTVS; encoded by the exons ATGTCGTCTTTTCAAACCGCTATGCTTTTGTTTTTTGCGGTTACATCGGCTATCGTCGCCGTTCTCTTCCAAGCTGGCG CCATGCCTCCGAGCTCGGCTGTGGCAGCAGCCGTTGGCGTGGGCTCGTTGGTGGGTGCGTCGCTGCTATGGAGGGACGTCCGCTCCAAGGTGAGAGGCGAAGGCCGGGCCCTGGGAAGTTTGCTCGGCCAGTACCTGGCCATGAAGGCGGTGGGATGGCTGGGAAGGCGGCAGCGTTCCAAGCTGGAAGCCGACACATTGGACGTGAGGACGGTCCAGGAGGAGACCCTGCTTAGCCGCCTCCGGAAGAACGAAAACACACTCTATGGGAAACGGTTTGACTTCGGTTCAATTAAAG ACAGTGACACCTTTCGCGCACGCCATCCCATTACCACGTACCAGCATTATCGTGAACTGGTCAGTCGCGTGGCATCGGGAGAGGACGGCGTGCTCACGGCTGAGAAACCCCTCGTCCTAGCCATGACTTCCGGGACGTCTGGACCTAGCGCCATGCTGCTAAGCACCAAAGACACCAACAGTGACTTCTTCCTTCAG GGTGTGGCGGTGTGTCTGGACGCCATGCAGCGAGCGTTCCCGGCCACAGACAGCCTGCAACGCACCACCAAGTTCTTCTACACGCCGACGTTCCGCCAGTCCCAGGCCGGCATTCCGATCGGGCCTAATTCGTCCACGCCGGCCTCTTCTCGACACATGCTACACCTTTACACGACACCAGCGGCTGCCTTCAAG GTGAAGAATGAGAAGGACGTGCTCTACCTGCATCTTCTCTTTGCACTAAGGGATCCTAGTGTGGGGACGCTTGAGTCCAACTTTGCCTCCAGCGTCTTCTATGCCTTCACCACTTTACAG GAGCGCTGGGAGGAACTAATAGAGGATGTGGAGCGTGGAACCGTGAGCGCCGCGCTCAATCTAGAGCCCGACATCAGAGCCGAACTTGAGGCCTTGAGCCGGCCTGACCCTGAGAGAGCATCCCAGGTCCGGGCCTGCTTCAGGGACAGTTTTCGAGGGATTGCCGGGCGCCTGTGGCCCCGCCTCAACTTGATTCTGGCAGTTGACTCGGGCTCCAATCAGATATACGGAGAGATGCTGAAGGAGAATTACTGCAACGGGATCCCTTTCTACTCACCATTTTATGCCGCCACTGAAG GTCTGATCGGGGTAAACCTCTGGCCCGACGAGCCCCAGCGCCGATACCTGCTTTGTCCTCGCTCCATGTTTTGCGAGTTCCTGCCAGAAAACCAATTGGAGGAGGAGACTGAGGAGGGCACGTTTCTCATGGAGGAGGTGAAGGAGGGACAAAACTACGAACTGGTGGTCACCAATGCCGCCGGCCTCTACAG ATATCGTATTGGCGATGTGGTCAAAGTGACGGGGTTCCATAATCGATGTCCTGTGGTGGAGTTTCAGTACAG GCGTGGTCAGATGCTGAACGTCCGTGGCGAGAAAGTGACGGAAGCGTTGTTCCTGGACGCGTTGAAGAAAGCTGTCTCTCAATGGCCCGCTGCTCAGTTGCTAGACTACTGTTGTGCTGAGAGTGGAATTATGG GGGATTCCATAGGTGGCTGCGATCCTCACTATCAGGTCTTTTTGGAGCTGAAAGGTGTGAGGAATCTCAGCGAGGAGCAACGCTACAAG CTGGACGAGTGCCTGCAGCAGGCGTCGGCCGTGTACCGCTCGTTTCGCATCAAAGGCAGCATCGGTCCCACGAGGGTGCAGCTGGTGGCGCCCGGCGCCTTTGCCGAACTACGCGAACGCATGATGAGCTCATCGCTAACATCGGCCAACACATTCAAAATGCAGCGCGTCCTGCGGCGGAAGGAGGACGCCCAATTCCTCTTGGGCAAAACCGTATCCTGA